A single Ziziphus jujuba cultivar Dongzao chromosome 11, ASM3175591v1 DNA region contains:
- the LOC107433771 gene encoding two-component response regulator ARR9: MGMATESQFHVLAVDDSLIDRKLIERLLKTSSYQVTTVDSGSKALEFLGLHEDDQTNPDAPSVCPSNHHQEVEVNLIITDYCMPGMTGYDLLKKIKESSSLRNIPVVIMSSENVPSRISRCLEEGAEEFFLKPVQLADVIRLRPHMMKTKFRDEKQEQQEKQRIPEEKLDKQDKKSELQKLQQDQQRQQLQKHHLEQQLPQQPQLQLQQQQQPPPPPPPPTPTPQQQQANSNKRKTMEEGLSPDRTRPRYSGLATVV, translated from the exons ATGGGCATGGCTACGGAGTCCCAGTTCCATGTTTTAGCCGTTGATGACAGTCTCATAGATAGAAAGCTAATTGAGAGGCTCCTCAAAACCTCATCCTATCAAG TTACTACTGTTGATTCTGGTAGTAAGGCTCTTGAGTTCCTTGGTTTGCATGAGGATGACCAAACAAATCCAGATGCACCTTCTGTTTGCCCAAGCAATCATCATCAG GAAGTGGAAGTGAATCTTATTATTACAGATTACTGTATGCCAGGCATGACAGGCTATGATCTGCTCAAGAAAATCAAA GAATCCTCATCTCTGAGAAACATACCAGTTGTGATTATGTCATCTGAGAATGTGCCTTCAAGAATCAGCAG ATGCTTGGAAGAAGGGGCGGAAGAATTTTTCTTGAAGCCAGTGCAACTAGCAGATGTGATTAGGCTTAGACCTCATATGATGAAAACCAAATTCAGGGATGAAAAACAAGAGCAACAAGAAAAGCAAAGAATCCCAGAAGAAAAATTAGACAAACAAGACAAAAAATCAGAACTCCAGAAACTACAGCAAGACCAGCAGCGGCAACAACTGCAAAAACATCATCTAGAACAGCAGCTACCACAACAACCTCAACTGCAGCTACAGCAACAGCAgcaaccaccaccaccaccaccaccaccaacaccaacaccacaacaacaacaagccAATAGTAACAAGAGGAAGACCATGGAAGAGGGTCTTTCACCTGATAGAACCAGACCCAGATACAGTGGACTCGCTACTGTTGTTTGA
- the LOC107433788 gene encoding uncharacterized protein LOC107433788 isoform X5 produces the protein MQVPVWWIISKYVEWICETGVTSRYTTVWQKLEEENRDFFKAYYLRLMVKHQIMEFNSLLEQQVRLMRQVHSTGVASIPASNGSHISSLHQNSACYAPEHVGPALKAENMHHGVGSCLNTTFTNGGSSLHPSMHNAVEMSAHAGRIDAPSNVLSSQNTHISLMQGINGGIIKSEVGYSGNSPYIFGADNNVIEARPNVGDSSVAPFSSVDSNSQSLNESLLDADNASYGFLGQIPRNFSLSDLTADFSQSSDIMEYPRSPFLATDAENFLDSREREHQVDNKRLDTISEGLSYEDFGSE, from the exons ATGCAAGTGCCTGTCTGGTGGATAATCTCTAAATATGTCGAGTGGATCTGTGAGACGGGTGTCACGTCAAGATATACAACTG TCTGGCAGAAGCTTGAAGAGGAAAATCGGGACTTCTTTAAGGCTTATTACCTGAGATTGATGGTGAAGCATCAAATAATGGAATTTAACAGCTTGCTTGAGCAGCAAGTGCGACTGATGCGTCAAGTACACTCAACTGGAGTTGCTTCAATACCTGCTTCAAATGGCTCTCACATTTCATCAT TGCACCAAAACTCGGCATGCTATGCCCCCGAACACGTTGGGCCAGCTTTGAAGGCAGAAAATATGCACCATGGTGTTGGTTCCTGCTTAAATACAACATTCACAAATGGTGGGTCCTCGTTGCATCCAAGTATGCACAATGCTGTTGAGATGTCTGCTCATGCTGGTAGGATTGATGCCCCATCAAATGTGCTTTCAAGTCAGAACACCCACATCAGTTTGATGCAAGGAATAAATGGTGGAATTATCAAATCAGAAGTTGGATATTCAGGCAATTCTCCTTATATTTTTGGTGCTGATAACAATGTTATAGAAGCACGGCCAAATGTTGGAGATTCGTCAGTTGCACCTTTCAGCAGTGTGGATTCTAACTCACAATCCCTGAATGAATCACTTCTTGATGCCGACAATGCTTCATACGGATTTTTAGGTCAGATCCCTCGAAATTTCAGTCTCTCAGATCTGACAGCTGATTTTTCTCAGAGTTCAG ATATAATGGAGTATCCTAGGTCACCCTTCTTGGCAACAGATGCTGAAAATTTCCTGGATTCTCGTGAAAGAGAACATCAGG TAGATAATAAAAGATTGGACACCATATCAGAAGGCTTGAGTTATGAAGATTTTGGCAGTGAATAA
- the LOC107433788 gene encoding uncharacterized protein LOC107433788 isoform X1: MSSGSVRRVSRQDIQLVQNLIERCLQLYMNQKEVVDTLLDQAKIEPGFTELVWQKLEEENRDFFKAYYLRLMVKHQIMEFNSLLEQQVRLMRQVHSTGVASIPASNGSHISSLHQNSACYAPEHVGPALKAENMHHGVGSCLNTTFTNGGSSLHPSMHNAVEMSAHAGRIDAPSNVLSSQNTHISLMQGINGGIIKSEVGYSGNSPYIFGADNNVIEARPNVGDSSVAPFSSVDSNSQSLNESLLDADNASYGFLGQIPRNFSLSDLTADFSQSSDIMEYPRSPFLATDAENFLDSREREHQVDNKRLDTISEGLSYEDFGSE; encoded by the exons ATGTCGAGTGGATCTGTGAGACGGGTGTCACGTCAAGATATACAACTG GTGCAGAATCTTATCGAACGATGTCTGCAGCTGTACATGAATCAGAAGGAAGTTGTGGATACTCTACTGGATCAGGCAAAAATAGAGCCTGGTTTCACAGAACTTG TCTGGCAGAAGCTTGAAGAGGAAAATCGGGACTTCTTTAAGGCTTATTACCTGAGATTGATGGTGAAGCATCAAATAATGGAATTTAACAGCTTGCTTGAGCAGCAAGTGCGACTGATGCGTCAAGTACACTCAACTGGAGTTGCTTCAATACCTGCTTCAAATGGCTCTCACATTTCATCAT TGCACCAAAACTCGGCATGCTATGCCCCCGAACACGTTGGGCCAGCTTTGAAGGCAGAAAATATGCACCATGGTGTTGGTTCCTGCTTAAATACAACATTCACAAATGGTGGGTCCTCGTTGCATCCAAGTATGCACAATGCTGTTGAGATGTCTGCTCATGCTGGTAGGATTGATGCCCCATCAAATGTGCTTTCAAGTCAGAACACCCACATCAGTTTGATGCAAGGAATAAATGGTGGAATTATCAAATCAGAAGTTGGATATTCAGGCAATTCTCCTTATATTTTTGGTGCTGATAACAATGTTATAGAAGCACGGCCAAATGTTGGAGATTCGTCAGTTGCACCTTTCAGCAGTGTGGATTCTAACTCACAATCCCTGAATGAATCACTTCTTGATGCCGACAATGCTTCATACGGATTTTTAGGTCAGATCCCTCGAAATTTCAGTCTCTCAGATCTGACAGCTGATTTTTCTCAGAGTTCAG ATATAATGGAGTATCCTAGGTCACCCTTCTTGGCAACAGATGCTGAAAATTTCCTGGATTCTCGTGAAAGAGAACATCAGG TAGATAATAAAAGATTGGACACCATATCAGAAGGCTTGAGTTATGAAGATTTTGGCAGTGAATAA
- the LOC107433788 gene encoding uncharacterized protein LOC107433788 isoform X3, with translation MSSGSVRRVSRQDIQLVQNLIERCLQLYMNQKEVVDTLLDQAKIEPGFTELVWQKLEEENRDFFKAYYLRLMVKHQIMEFNSLLEQQVRLMRQVHSTGVASIPASNGSHISSLHQNSACYAPEHVGPALKAENMHHGVGSCLNTTFTNGGSSLHPSMHNAVEMSAHAGRIDAPSNVLSSQNTHISLMQGINGGIIKSEVGYSGNSPYIFGADNNVIEARPNVGDSSVAPFSSVDSNSQSLNESLLDADNASYGFLDIMEYPRSPFLATDAENFLDSREREHQVDNKRLDTISEGLSYEDFGSE, from the exons ATGTCGAGTGGATCTGTGAGACGGGTGTCACGTCAAGATATACAACTG GTGCAGAATCTTATCGAACGATGTCTGCAGCTGTACATGAATCAGAAGGAAGTTGTGGATACTCTACTGGATCAGGCAAAAATAGAGCCTGGTTTCACAGAACTTG TCTGGCAGAAGCTTGAAGAGGAAAATCGGGACTTCTTTAAGGCTTATTACCTGAGATTGATGGTGAAGCATCAAATAATGGAATTTAACAGCTTGCTTGAGCAGCAAGTGCGACTGATGCGTCAAGTACACTCAACTGGAGTTGCTTCAATACCTGCTTCAAATGGCTCTCACATTTCATCAT TGCACCAAAACTCGGCATGCTATGCCCCCGAACACGTTGGGCCAGCTTTGAAGGCAGAAAATATGCACCATGGTGTTGGTTCCTGCTTAAATACAACATTCACAAATGGTGGGTCCTCGTTGCATCCAAGTATGCACAATGCTGTTGAGATGTCTGCTCATGCTGGTAGGATTGATGCCCCATCAAATGTGCTTTCAAGTCAGAACACCCACATCAGTTTGATGCAAGGAATAAATGGTGGAATTATCAAATCAGAAGTTGGATATTCAGGCAATTCTCCTTATATTTTTGGTGCTGATAACAATGTTATAGAAGCACGGCCAAATGTTGGAGATTCGTCAGTTGCACCTTTCAGCAGTGTGGATTCTAACTCACAATCCCTGAATGAATCACTTCTTGATGCCGACAATGCTTCATACGGATTTTTAG ATATAATGGAGTATCCTAGGTCACCCTTCTTGGCAACAGATGCTGAAAATTTCCTGGATTCTCGTGAAAGAGAACATCAGG TAGATAATAAAAGATTGGACACCATATCAGAAGGCTTGAGTTATGAAGATTTTGGCAGTGAATAA
- the LOC107433788 gene encoding uncharacterized protein LOC107433788 isoform X2, whose amino-acid sequence MSSGSVRRVSRQDIQLVQNLIERCLQLYMNQKEVVDTLLDQAKIEPGFTELVWQKLEEENRDFFKAYYLRLMVKHQIMEFNSLLEQQVRLMRQVHSTGVASIPASNGSHISSLHQNSACYAPEHVGPALKAENMHHGVGSCLNTTFTNGGSSLHPSMHNAVEMSAHAGRIDAPSNVLSSQNTHISLMQGINGGIIKSEVGYSGNSPYIFGADNNVIEARPNVGDSSVAPFSSVDSNSQSLNESLLDADNASYGFLGQIPRNFSLSDLTADFSQSSDIMEYPRSPFLATDAENFLDSREREHQDNKRLDTISEGLSYEDFGSE is encoded by the exons ATGTCGAGTGGATCTGTGAGACGGGTGTCACGTCAAGATATACAACTG GTGCAGAATCTTATCGAACGATGTCTGCAGCTGTACATGAATCAGAAGGAAGTTGTGGATACTCTACTGGATCAGGCAAAAATAGAGCCTGGTTTCACAGAACTTG TCTGGCAGAAGCTTGAAGAGGAAAATCGGGACTTCTTTAAGGCTTATTACCTGAGATTGATGGTGAAGCATCAAATAATGGAATTTAACAGCTTGCTTGAGCAGCAAGTGCGACTGATGCGTCAAGTACACTCAACTGGAGTTGCTTCAATACCTGCTTCAAATGGCTCTCACATTTCATCAT TGCACCAAAACTCGGCATGCTATGCCCCCGAACACGTTGGGCCAGCTTTGAAGGCAGAAAATATGCACCATGGTGTTGGTTCCTGCTTAAATACAACATTCACAAATGGTGGGTCCTCGTTGCATCCAAGTATGCACAATGCTGTTGAGATGTCTGCTCATGCTGGTAGGATTGATGCCCCATCAAATGTGCTTTCAAGTCAGAACACCCACATCAGTTTGATGCAAGGAATAAATGGTGGAATTATCAAATCAGAAGTTGGATATTCAGGCAATTCTCCTTATATTTTTGGTGCTGATAACAATGTTATAGAAGCACGGCCAAATGTTGGAGATTCGTCAGTTGCACCTTTCAGCAGTGTGGATTCTAACTCACAATCCCTGAATGAATCACTTCTTGATGCCGACAATGCTTCATACGGATTTTTAGGTCAGATCCCTCGAAATTTCAGTCTCTCAGATCTGACAGCTGATTTTTCTCAGAGTTCAG ATATAATGGAGTATCCTAGGTCACCCTTCTTGGCAACAGATGCTGAAAATTTCCTGGATTCTCGTGAAAGAGAACATCAGG ATAATAAAAGATTGGACACCATATCAGAAGGCTTGAGTTATGAAGATTTTGGCAGTGAATAA
- the LOC107433788 gene encoding uncharacterized protein LOC107433788 isoform X4: protein MSSGSVRRVSRQDIQLVQNLIERCLQLYMNQKEVVDTLLDQAKIEPGFTELVWQKLEEENRDFFKAYYLRLMVKHQIMEFNSLLEQQVRLMRQVHSTGVASIPASNGSHISSLHQNSACYAPEHVGPALKAENMHHGVGSCLNTTFTNGGSSLHPSMHNAVEMSAHAGRIDAPSNVLSSQNTHISLMQGINGGIIKSEVGYSGNSPYIFGADNNVIEARPNVGDSSVAPFSSVDSNSQSLNESLLDADNASYGFLDIMEYPRSPFLATDAENFLDSREREHQDNKRLDTISEGLSYEDFGSE from the exons ATGTCGAGTGGATCTGTGAGACGGGTGTCACGTCAAGATATACAACTG GTGCAGAATCTTATCGAACGATGTCTGCAGCTGTACATGAATCAGAAGGAAGTTGTGGATACTCTACTGGATCAGGCAAAAATAGAGCCTGGTTTCACAGAACTTG TCTGGCAGAAGCTTGAAGAGGAAAATCGGGACTTCTTTAAGGCTTATTACCTGAGATTGATGGTGAAGCATCAAATAATGGAATTTAACAGCTTGCTTGAGCAGCAAGTGCGACTGATGCGTCAAGTACACTCAACTGGAGTTGCTTCAATACCTGCTTCAAATGGCTCTCACATTTCATCAT TGCACCAAAACTCGGCATGCTATGCCCCCGAACACGTTGGGCCAGCTTTGAAGGCAGAAAATATGCACCATGGTGTTGGTTCCTGCTTAAATACAACATTCACAAATGGTGGGTCCTCGTTGCATCCAAGTATGCACAATGCTGTTGAGATGTCTGCTCATGCTGGTAGGATTGATGCCCCATCAAATGTGCTTTCAAGTCAGAACACCCACATCAGTTTGATGCAAGGAATAAATGGTGGAATTATCAAATCAGAAGTTGGATATTCAGGCAATTCTCCTTATATTTTTGGTGCTGATAACAATGTTATAGAAGCACGGCCAAATGTTGGAGATTCGTCAGTTGCACCTTTCAGCAGTGTGGATTCTAACTCACAATCCCTGAATGAATCACTTCTTGATGCCGACAATGCTTCATACGGATTTTTAG ATATAATGGAGTATCCTAGGTCACCCTTCTTGGCAACAGATGCTGAAAATTTCCTGGATTCTCGTGAAAGAGAACATCAGG ATAATAAAAGATTGGACACCATATCAGAAGGCTTGAGTTATGAAGATTTTGGCAGTGAATAA
- the LOC107433787 gene encoding cystathionine beta-lyase, chloroplastic isoform X2, producing MAASSTSLRLFSSSADPDALGTGKSLANAFRLSKPLSMKGNRLLFWEKLKLSCSADREMDLSSSSSLVDSVADSLNAIGLKEPSVSTILMNLENDFDPYEAVNAPLYQTATFKQPSALENGPYDYTRSGNPTRDLLESLLAKLDKADRALCFTSGMAALAAVAHLVGTGEEIVAGDDLYGGSDRLLSKVIPKTGVVVKRVNTSDLDEVASAIGPWTKLVWLESPTNPRLIISDIRKIAEMAHAHGALLMVDNSIMSPVLSRPLELGADIVMHSATKFIAGHSDLMAGVLAVKGESLAKELYFLQNAEGSGLAPFDCWLCLRGIKTMALRVEKQQENAQKVAEFLTSHPRVKKVNYAGLPGHPGRALHYSQAKGAGSVLSFLTGSLALSKHIVETTKYFSITVSFGSVKSLISMPCFMSHASIPADVREARGLTEDLVRISVGIEDVDDLIADLDNALRTGPQ from the exons ATGGCTGCTTCTTCTACCTCTCTCAGGCTCTTCTCCTCTTCCGCTGATCCCGACGCCCTC GGGACTGGGAAGTCTTTAGCAAATGCTTTCAGGCTCTCCAAGCCATTGTCTATGAAGGGAAATAGGTTGCTGTTTTGGGAGAAATTGAAATTGAGTTGTTCGGCAGACAGAGAGATGGATTTGAGCTCATCATCATCTTTGGTTGATAGTGTTGCGGACTCCTTAAACG CAATTGGGCTGAAGGAGCCAAGCGTATCAACGATCCTGATGAATCTTGAGAACGATTTTGATCCTTATGAAGCAGTCAATGCCCCGCTTTACCAGACTGCTACTTTTAAGCAG CCTTCAGCATTAGAAAATGGACCATATGACTACACTAGGAGTGGAAATCCAACACGGGATCTTCTTGAAAG CCTTTTGGCAAAGCTTGATAAAGCTGATCGTGCACTTTGCTTCACTAGTGGAATGGCCGCTTTGGCTGCTGTAGCTCATCTTGTTGGGACTG GTGAAGAGATTGTTGCTGGAGATGACCTATACGGTGGTTCGGATAGGTTGCTGTCAAAAGTAATCCCAAAGACAGGAGTTGTGGTGAA AAGAGTGAATACAAGTGACTTAGATGAGGTTGCATCTGCAATTGGCCCGTGGACAAAGCTTGTGTGGCTGGAGAGTCCCACCAATCCTCGACTAATAATTTCTGATATTCGT AAAATAGCAGAGATGGCTCATGCACATGGTGCTCTGCTGATGGTGGATAACAGTATAATGTCTCCTGTATTGTCAAGGCCGTTGGAATTAGGAGCAG ACATTGTTATGCATTCAGCTACAAAGTTCATTGCTGGACATAGTGATTTAATGGCTGGTGTATTGGCTGTGAAAGGGGAAAG CTTGGCAAAAGAATTGTACTTTCTACAAAATGCCGAGGGCTCTGGTTTAGCTCCATTTGACTGTTGGCTTTGTTTACGAGGAATCAAGACAATGGCATTACGAGTTGAGAAGCAACAG GAAAATGCACAAAAAGTTGCTGAGTTTCTCACCTCCCATCCACGAGTAAAGAAGGTTAATTATGCAGGTCTTCCTGGTCATCCTGGGCGTGCCTTACATTATTCTCAG GCAAAGGGTGCGGGATCTGTGCTGAGCTTTTTGACGGGATCACTAGCCCTATCAAAGCATATTGTTGAAACTACAAAGTACTTCAGCATAACTGTCAGTTTTG GGAGCGTGAAATCCCTCATAAGCATGCCCTGCTTCATGTCTCATGCAAGCATACCAGCTGATGTGCGTGAGGCAAGAGGTCTAACTGAAGATCTTGTTCGTATCTCTGTGGGGATTGAGGATGTGGATGATCTTATTGCTGATTTAGATAATGCACTTAGAACGGGGCCTCAATAA
- the LOC107433787 gene encoding cystathionine beta-lyase, chloroplastic isoform X1, with protein sequence MAASSTSLRLFSSSADPDALVSFGTGKSLANAFRLSKPLSMKGNRLLFWEKLKLSCSADREMDLSSSSSLVDSVADSLNAIGLKEPSVSTILMNLENDFDPYEAVNAPLYQTATFKQPSALENGPYDYTRSGNPTRDLLESLLAKLDKADRALCFTSGMAALAAVAHLVGTGEEIVAGDDLYGGSDRLLSKVIPKTGVVVKRVNTSDLDEVASAIGPWTKLVWLESPTNPRLIISDIRKIAEMAHAHGALLMVDNSIMSPVLSRPLELGADIVMHSATKFIAGHSDLMAGVLAVKGESLAKELYFLQNAEGSGLAPFDCWLCLRGIKTMALRVEKQQENAQKVAEFLTSHPRVKKVNYAGLPGHPGRALHYSQAKGAGSVLSFLTGSLALSKHIVETTKYFSITVSFGSVKSLISMPCFMSHASIPADVREARGLTEDLVRISVGIEDVDDLIADLDNALRTGPQ encoded by the exons ATGGCTGCTTCTTCTACCTCTCTCAGGCTCTTCTCCTCTTCCGCTGATCCCGACGCCCTCGTAAGCTTT GGGACTGGGAAGTCTTTAGCAAATGCTTTCAGGCTCTCCAAGCCATTGTCTATGAAGGGAAATAGGTTGCTGTTTTGGGAGAAATTGAAATTGAGTTGTTCGGCAGACAGAGAGATGGATTTGAGCTCATCATCATCTTTGGTTGATAGTGTTGCGGACTCCTTAAACG CAATTGGGCTGAAGGAGCCAAGCGTATCAACGATCCTGATGAATCTTGAGAACGATTTTGATCCTTATGAAGCAGTCAATGCCCCGCTTTACCAGACTGCTACTTTTAAGCAG CCTTCAGCATTAGAAAATGGACCATATGACTACACTAGGAGTGGAAATCCAACACGGGATCTTCTTGAAAG CCTTTTGGCAAAGCTTGATAAAGCTGATCGTGCACTTTGCTTCACTAGTGGAATGGCCGCTTTGGCTGCTGTAGCTCATCTTGTTGGGACTG GTGAAGAGATTGTTGCTGGAGATGACCTATACGGTGGTTCGGATAGGTTGCTGTCAAAAGTAATCCCAAAGACAGGAGTTGTGGTGAA AAGAGTGAATACAAGTGACTTAGATGAGGTTGCATCTGCAATTGGCCCGTGGACAAAGCTTGTGTGGCTGGAGAGTCCCACCAATCCTCGACTAATAATTTCTGATATTCGT AAAATAGCAGAGATGGCTCATGCACATGGTGCTCTGCTGATGGTGGATAACAGTATAATGTCTCCTGTATTGTCAAGGCCGTTGGAATTAGGAGCAG ACATTGTTATGCATTCAGCTACAAAGTTCATTGCTGGACATAGTGATTTAATGGCTGGTGTATTGGCTGTGAAAGGGGAAAG CTTGGCAAAAGAATTGTACTTTCTACAAAATGCCGAGGGCTCTGGTTTAGCTCCATTTGACTGTTGGCTTTGTTTACGAGGAATCAAGACAATGGCATTACGAGTTGAGAAGCAACAG GAAAATGCACAAAAAGTTGCTGAGTTTCTCACCTCCCATCCACGAGTAAAGAAGGTTAATTATGCAGGTCTTCCTGGTCATCCTGGGCGTGCCTTACATTATTCTCAG GCAAAGGGTGCGGGATCTGTGCTGAGCTTTTTGACGGGATCACTAGCCCTATCAAAGCATATTGTTGAAACTACAAAGTACTTCAGCATAACTGTCAGTTTTG GGAGCGTGAAATCCCTCATAAGCATGCCCTGCTTCATGTCTCATGCAAGCATACCAGCTGATGTGCGTGAGGCAAGAGGTCTAACTGAAGATCTTGTTCGTATCTCTGTGGGGATTGAGGATGTGGATGATCTTATTGCTGATTTAGATAATGCACTTAGAACGGGGCCTCAATAA
- the LOC107433794 gene encoding tubulin-folding cofactor B: MASTLQKIQGDDSVLLRVTHSNLKTFSADVRFSLQTTVESVKEKLWRKCGTSVNSMSLELYDDTKSKIADLSDNSRPLGFYSPIDGYRLHVVDLDPSSVTSGGWLEDTSLVEKYSISEEAYKKRDGTYRKFKEKLASQNPSALGAKISENYMEDLCANIKVGDRCEVEPGEKRGVVKFVGRAESLAPGFWVGVQYDEPLGKHDGMVKGTRYFECPPLHGAMVRPDKVKIGDFPERDLFEEDEI; this comes from the exons ATGGCGTCTACTTTACAAAAGATCCAAGGGGACGACTCGGTGCTTTTGCGCGTCACTCATTCAAACCTCAAGACCTTCTCCGCCGATGTCCGCTTCTCTCTGCAG ACGACAGTGGAGTCTGTGAAAGAGAAGCTGTGGCGTAAATGCGGGACCTCGGTGAATTCAATGAGCCTGGAGCTCTACGACGACACCAAATCCAAAATAGCTGATTTATCCGATAATTCCAGGCCTCTCGGTTTCTATTCCCCCATTGATGG GTATCGGTTACATGTGGTAGATCTGGATCCTTCGTCGGTAACATCTGGTGGATGGCTGGAGGACACTTCACTGGTCGAGAAATACTCAATTTCTGAAGAAGCTTATAAAAAACGCGATG GCACTTACagaaaatttaaggaaaaattgGCGTCACAAAACCCATCTGCTCTTGGGGCAAAG ATATCAGAAAATTACATGGAAGACCTCTGTGCAAATATCAAG GTAGGAGATAGATGTGAAGTTGAACCAGGAGAGAAAAGAGGTGTTGTTAAATTTGTGGGTAGAGCAGAATCTCTGGCACCTGGTTTCTGGGTTGGAGTTCAATATGATGAACCGTTGGGAAAACATGATGGCAT GGTGAAAGGAACACGTTATTTTGAATGCCCCCCACTTCATGGTGCAATGGTTAGGCCAGACAAAGTAAAG ATTGGTGACTTCCCTGAAAGAGATCTGTTTGAGGAGGATGAAATCTAA